The Pangasianodon hypophthalmus isolate fPanHyp1 chromosome 13, fPanHyp1.pri, whole genome shotgun sequence genome includes a window with the following:
- the LOC113528219 gene encoding Ig-like V-type domain-containing protein FAM187A encodes MTLSAEVFFLTLCPLLLSAYQAPHDKEDIFTTRPCPAFLVFDNAAYVADMTVELPCHCKPADALSVVWYYQKHLGTKNAKVLTDFSGTAITDSSKVGGEVNLRDRFSIRLFSLLIFRAQQSDSGHYVCGTASGQFFYGYDVDIQVTRNVLFPWNLEQRAEPQEVKSNPNEQFRVFTSYWPWSVCDRCDVQGEQVRVGLCYVMSEYLQVRYLREVRNVTSCGSSAVPLRFGLSGADYGAELSVRSCESFCPPKSPLNPQRQALLEFLGYDQASPGLPVYYHNQPTNTDLVLSCPKARPQHAVAWDKGSTPLYRSQYMEGVDTNLRVFIDLGHHLHFRPVRMEDKGTYYCWIQGRKAAEIRLGVYTRLGRQRSISDPESVFGLSVILLCYAGLTAVFLLIISIRFICDLIIERRASY; translated from the coding sequence ATGACTCTGTCTGCTGAAGTCTTTTTCCTGACCCTGTGTCCTCTGTTACTGAGCGCCTATCAAGCTCCCCATGACAAGGAGGACATCTTTACCACCAGACCATGTCCTGCGTTCCTTGTCTTCGATAACGCAGCGTATGTGGCTGACATGACCGTCGAGCTGCCCTGTCACTGTAAACCAGCAGACGCTCTCTCAGTGGTGTGGTACTATCAGAAACACCTGGGTACAAAGAACGCCAAAGTCCTCACCGACTTCTCGGGCACTGCGATAACGGATTCTTCCAAAGTTGGAGGAGAAGTGAACCTGCGTGACCGTTTTTCAATCCGTTTATTCAGTCTTCTCATCTTCAGGGCTCAGCAGAGCGACTCCGGCCATTATGTCTGCGGCACAGCTTCGGGACAGTTCTTCTATGGCTATGATGTAGACATTCAGGTCACTCGAAATGTTCTCTTTCCCTGGAACCTCGAACAAAGAGCCGAACCCCAAGAAGTCAAATCCAATCCCAATGAGCAGTTTCGAGTGTTCACCAGCTACTGGCCTTGGTCTGTGTGTGATCGGTGTGACGTGCAAGGCGAGCAGGTCCGAGTGGGGCTCTGTTACGTCATGAGTGAATATCTACAAGTGCGCTACCTTCGAGAGGTCAGAAACGTGACCTCATGCGGTTCCTCTGCGGTTCCTCTGCGCTTCGGGCTGAGCGGCGCTGATTATGGAGCCGAGCTCAGCGTCAGAAGTTGTGAATCTTTCTGCCCTCCAAAATCTCCACTTAATCCACAGCGACAAGCGTTGCTGGAGTTCCTCGGGTACGATCAAGCTTCTCCAGGACTTCCGGTCTACTACCATAACCAGCCAACAAACACCGATCTCGTTCTGTCGTGTCCCAAAGCGAGACCCCAGCACGCAGTGGCGTGGGATAAAGGCTCTACACCGCTTTATCGCTCTCAGTATATGGAGGGAGTGGATACGAACTTGCGTGTGTTTATAGATTTAGGTCACCATCTTCACTTCAGACCTGTGAGAATGGAGGACAAAGGGACATACTACTGCTGGATCCAAGGCAGAAAGGCTGCTGAGATCAGACTCGGGGTGTACACACGACTCGGACGCCAGCGCAGCATCAGCGACCCAGAGTCTGTCTTCGGCCTCAGCGTCATCCTTCTGTGCTACGCCGGCCTCACTGCTGTGTTTCTCCTCATCATATCCATTAGATTCATTTGTGACTTGATCATAGAACGAAGGGCTTCATATTAA